From Microcystis aeruginosa NIES-2549, a single genomic window includes:
- a CDS encoding PilN domain-containing protein, which produces MYSLDVNFLKDRHPNRTVQTTSNFEISTFINLSKQVPLFIGVGVGAGLLALTGLLGLTVGWKTSETQAKIQQLDGELGQVQVQSKKLEDIRGQLKAVEAENKALVGVFNQIRPWSAILQEIRQQTPSSVQLNSVQQVEVPANPNQGQANPATRLKISGFASNYEAVNDYLLTLQASPFLQGKQTAIESAALADLPVEVDNQYKNINITFPQVVQFVITTQLSDTPTTQQLPNLARNGADGVITRINTLKRQGVIQP; this is translated from the coding sequence ATGTATAGTCTTGACGTTAATTTTCTCAAAGATCGCCATCCTAACCGAACAGTCCAAACAACCTCTAACTTCGAGATTTCCACCTTTATTAACCTGAGTAAACAAGTACCCCTGTTCATCGGTGTGGGAGTGGGGGCCGGATTATTGGCACTGACGGGATTACTCGGTTTAACCGTCGGTTGGAAAACCAGCGAAACTCAGGCCAAAATTCAGCAACTGGACGGGGAATTAGGTCAAGTACAAGTCCAAAGTAAAAAACTAGAAGACATCAGAGGGCAACTAAAGGCGGTAGAAGCAGAAAATAAAGCTCTGGTGGGTGTATTTAATCAGATTAGGCCTTGGTCAGCCATTCTCCAAGAAATTCGCCAACAAACTCCTTCTAGTGTGCAGTTAAATAGTGTGCAACAGGTGGAGGTTCCCGCGAACCCCAATCAAGGGCAAGCCAATCCGGCTACTCGCTTAAAAATCAGTGGTTTTGCCAGTAATTACGAAGCAGTCAATGATTATCTTTTAACCCTACAAGCTTCCCCTTTTTTACAGGGTAAGCAAACGGCGATCGAAAGTGCTGCCCTGGCCGATTTACCCGTAGAGGTGGATAATCAGTACAAGAATATTAATATTACTTTCCCCCAAGTGGTTCAATTTGTGATCACCACCCAATTAAGTGATACTCCCACCACCCAACAACTGCCCAATCTCGCCAGGAATGGAGCGGATGGAGTTATCACTAGGATTAATACTCTCAAACGCCAAGGAGTTATTCAACCATGA
- a CDS encoding CHASE2 domain-containing protein gives MIKLLTLELDGTFDRGFKVKLEIRPDLNSRPQTVIKARLPANLELLTLYRQWQRHYSELEGFFKVLKDSNPQQITNSSQQSLVFKNCQEKAELFEDNLNRWLNNSPEFEPIKTAILRSGNNFRIWLQTDNIWLQRFPWEKWEILQNTGADIAIIVSEYDTLTRQLRNHEKIRILAILGYATDLRFLEEDRKTLDDIAGKAGAEIIWEKAPHPQKLNQLLRQETWNILFFSGHSASTEDGQNCEIQLTETHKLKIADFSFSLGEATKNGLKLAIFNSCDGIGLAQQLSREKGMALPHLIFMREKLPDPVSPKFLQYFLTAFTNNKSLYSAVHEAQKNLHDDWEKDYPCASWLPVVCPNPTEEPPTWHSFSNSPQKQQNWRRFALTFGLGLAVTMTVLAIRETGILEPLELNIYDRLMQLKPKDKPDDRLLIITIDRQDWEYQDRMGMKRPTIPGSDQKRSLAGEALSQLLNKLLPYEPQIIALDILRPIAASQDYPPLAKQLQNTPNFISICKFNNYPQPDGFPPPPELPKNQSGFSNIVPDETIAGVPRIRRFLYQAKLDRTSPCLPPDSLATVDSMSCNFKDYAPSFSLLIAKRYLESQNQDFDCNKLERGILEINIGDTHLGDWLQSNRGPYRTSQSDTRSGRQVMLAYRRIADNGSDAIIKIAPKKSLRQVLDPGFNSESVREKIVLIGVTEPGIDDFLTPFSRNPSEAIPGVYLHAHAVSQILDTMEGKRTSIAFWNPLQEAFWVLGWSLVGGLLTWRFLRVKTVLLTVAIAVISLTGIGWLLFSYFGLWVPIIPPAIALLTTSGIFFFLRSYYLK, from the coding sequence ATGATTAAACTCCTAACTCTCGAACTAGATGGCACATTTGATCGGGGATTTAAAGTAAAATTAGAAATTCGTCCCGATCTTAATTCTCGTCCCCAAACTGTGATCAAAGCAAGGCTACCAGCTAATTTAGAGTTATTAACTCTTTACCGTCAATGGCAACGTCACTATAGTGAACTAGAGGGATTTTTTAAAGTCTTAAAAGATAGCAATCCCCAACAAATTACCAATAGTTCTCAGCAGAGTTTAGTCTTTAAAAACTGCCAAGAAAAAGCCGAATTATTTGAGGATAACTTAAACAGATGGTTGAATAATAGCCCAGAATTTGAACCGATCAAAACCGCAATTCTGCGCTCTGGCAATAACTTTCGTATCTGGTTACAAACCGATAATATTTGGCTGCAAAGATTCCCCTGGGAAAAATGGGAAATCCTCCAAAATACTGGCGCAGATATAGCCATTATTGTCTCAGAATACGATACCTTAACCAGACAATTAAGAAATCATGAAAAAATTCGGATTTTAGCCATTTTAGGCTATGCCACCGACTTAAGATTTCTCGAAGAAGATCGCAAAACTTTAGACGATATTGCGGGAAAAGCAGGAGCAGAAATTATCTGGGAAAAAGCCCCTCACCCGCAAAAATTAAATCAGTTATTGCGTCAAGAAACTTGGAATATTCTCTTTTTTAGCGGTCATAGTGCCAGTACAGAAGATGGTCAAAATTGCGAAATTCAACTAACAGAAACTCATAAATTAAAGATAGCTGATTTTAGCTTTTCCCTGGGAGAAGCCACTAAAAACGGGTTAAAGTTAGCGATATTTAACTCCTGTGATGGTATCGGTTTGGCACAACAACTATCACGGGAAAAAGGGATGGCATTACCCCATCTAATCTTTATGCGCGAGAAATTACCCGATCCTGTTTCTCCCAAATTTCTGCAATACTTTTTAACCGCTTTTACCAATAATAAATCTCTCTATAGCGCCGTACATGAAGCCCAAAAAAATCTCCACGATGATTGGGAAAAAGACTATCCCTGTGCCAGTTGGCTGCCCGTAGTTTGCCCCAATCCCACCGAAGAACCCCCCACTTGGCATAGTTTCAGTAACTCCCCTCAAAAACAACAAAATTGGCGAAGATTTGCTCTAACTTTCGGTTTAGGTTTAGCCGTAACGATGACAGTCTTGGCAATAAGAGAAACAGGAATTTTAGAACCCTTAGAATTAAATATTTATGATCGCCTGATGCAACTAAAACCCAAAGATAAACCCGATGACAGATTATTAATTATTACCATCGATCGCCAAGATTGGGAATATCAAGATCGCATGGGTATGAAAAGACCAACAATACCCGGAAGCGATCAAAAACGTTCCCTCGCAGGAGAAGCATTATCGCAGCTTTTAAATAAATTACTGCCCTACGAACCGCAAATTATCGCCTTAGATATCCTCCGTCCCATCGCTGCCAGTCAAGATTATCCACCCCTAGCCAAACAATTACAAAATACTCCTAATTTTATCTCGATTTGTAAGTTTAATAATTACCCGCAACCGGACGGATTTCCCCCACCCCCGGAACTGCCAAAAAATCAGAGTGGTTTTAGTAACATAGTCCCAGACGAAACCATTGCCGGAGTTCCCCGAATTCGTCGTTTTTTATATCAGGCAAAACTCGATCGCACCTCTCCCTGTCTTCCCCCGGATTCTTTGGCCACAGTTGACTCAATGTCCTGTAATTTTAAAGATTATGCTCCTAGTTTTAGTCTCCTAATTGCCAAACGATATCTAGAATCCCAGAATCAAGATTTTGACTGCAATAAACTGGAGCGGGGAATTCTAGAAATTAATATCGGGGATACTCATCTCGGTGACTGGCTACAATCCAACCGCGGCCCCTATAGAACCAGTCAATCCGATACCCGATCCGGCCGTCAAGTTATGCTCGCTTACCGTCGAATCGCCGATAATGGCAGCGATGCAATCATAAAAATTGCCCCGAAAAAATCTCTCCGACAGGTTTTAGATCCGGGTTTTAATTCCGAATCAGTCCGGGAAAAAATTGTCCTGATTGGAGTAACAGAACCCGGGATTGATGATTTTTTAACCCCCTTTAGTCGCAACCCATCGGAAGCAATTCCGGGGGTTTATTTGCACGCGCACGCAGTCAGTCAAATTCTCGATACAATGGAAGGAAAACGTACCTCGATCGCTTTCTGGAATCCCCTACAGGAGGCTTTCTGGGTGTTGGGTTGGTCCCTGGTGGGGGGATTATTAACGTGGCGTTTTCTTCGGGTAAAAACGGTACTTTTGACAGTGGCGATCGCTGTGATTTCCCTTACTGGTATCGGTTGGCTTCTCTTTAGTTATTTCGGTCTCTGGGTTCCGATTATTCCCCCAGCGATCGCACTTCTCACCACCTCCGGTATCTTCTTTTTTCTTCGTTCTTACTACTTAAAATAG
- a CDS encoding secretin N-terminal domain-containing protein: protein MNPSRYALFIPPIASFLLMAPLSVLAETPISFHDAELKSLTSKIEPFDLAQGKFSQGLSKETLQKSLNQLVPSSAAVEKEISILGSEKLLAQSAPLVPNPEIIIQGAPQAPGVPTLPRAVAPPVGDIAISNIDASAEKVKFERNITIPRILLREAPAREVLMTLANIAGYNVVFTSAQGEANATSQTVSLEFTDESVENIFNAVLLISGLQANRQGKTIFVGAQLPQGARNLISRTLRLNQVKAVNAATFLATQGAEYQRLVSKTEDIVDPLTGRVIGRRDVPATLEALEPQKTEGSRAALLLTGLRIAADDRLNSINLIGEARQVQIATSLLTQLDARRRQVVVNVKVIDVNLLNTDRFNSSFSFGFNDGFFVQDNGAAVVNFGNMNPPSSSTASKPGAFAQPIVPLNNVFSGEGTPALEPFFDVQDAPFSNITQGRVTDRNTGLVVPYARPNFGTFNNPFQPGATDADGGDFTLPDLFQYPQRFLMTLQASIQTGNAKILTDPSLVVQEGQQATVKLTEKVLESVETSVDPLSGERTTVPVLAEAGLTLAVNVDQVDDNGFISLSVSPTIASPGSPIQFNSGGLTVNTLTPLIRRELTSGLIRLRDGQSLILSGIIQEKQQSSETKVPILGDIPILGALFRSRTNQNSRSEVIILLTPKIMEDTATSTLGINYQPGQDAAEMLQRQGFPVQPRQ from the coding sequence GTGAATCCGTCCCGCTATGCCCTGTTTATCCCCCCAATTGCCTCGTTTTTATTGATGGCTCCCCTGAGCGTCTTGGCCGAAACCCCCATTTCCTTCCATGATGCAGAGTTAAAATCCCTTACATCAAAAATTGAACCCTTCGACTTGGCTCAGGGCAAGTTTTCGCAAGGGCTTAGTAAAGAAACTTTACAAAAATCGCTAAATCAGCTTGTCCCTTCCAGCGCGGCCGTAGAAAAGGAAATCAGCATTTTAGGCAGTGAAAAACTACTTGCCCAAAGTGCGCCCCTTGTCCCCAATCCGGAAATTATCATTCAAGGCGCACCCCAAGCCCCCGGCGTTCCCACCCTACCCCGGGCCGTCGCCCCACCGGTGGGAGATATTGCCATCTCTAATATCGATGCTAGTGCCGAAAAGGTCAAATTCGAGCGTAATATCACTATACCTCGCATTTTACTGCGGGAAGCTCCCGCTAGAGAAGTGTTAATGACCCTTGCTAACATTGCCGGTTATAACGTCGTTTTCACCAGCGCCCAGGGGGAAGCTAACGCCACTTCTCAGACAGTTTCCTTGGAATTTACTGACGAATCGGTGGAAAACATTTTTAACGCCGTGTTGTTAATTTCCGGACTCCAGGCCAACCGTCAGGGTAAAACCATCTTTGTCGGGGCGCAATTACCCCAGGGCGCTCGTAATCTGATTAGCCGCACCCTGCGTCTCAACCAAGTTAAGGCCGTTAATGCCGCCACTTTCCTCGCCACCCAAGGGGCAGAATACCAGCGTTTAGTCTCGAAAACCGAGGATATCGTCGATCCCCTCACCGGACGAGTCATCGGCCGCCGGGATGTTCCCGCCACCCTAGAGGCACTGGAACCCCAAAAAACAGAAGGCTCAAGGGCTGCCCTACTTTTAACTGGTTTAAGAATTGCCGCCGATGATCGCCTTAATTCTATCAATTTAATCGGCGAAGCGCGGCAAGTCCAGATCGCCACCTCTTTATTAACCCAACTGGATGCTCGTCGCCGTCAGGTGGTGGTTAACGTCAAAGTTATCGATGTCAACCTGCTCAATACAGACCGTTTTAACAGTAGTTTTTCCTTCGGTTTTAACGATGGTTTCTTCGTTCAAGATAACGGGGCGGCAGTGGTGAACTTTGGGAATATGAACCCACCTAGTAGCTCAACTGCATCCAAACCGGGGGCTTTTGCACAGCCGATAGTTCCTTTAAATAATGTTTTCTCTGGGGAGGGAACACCCGCCCTAGAACCTTTTTTTGATGTTCAGGATGCTCCTTTTAGTAATATAACTCAGGGAAGAGTCACAGATCGAAATACTGGGCTGGTTGTTCCCTATGCCCGTCCTAATTTTGGAACATTTAATAACCCCTTTCAACCCGGTGCAACAGACGCGGATGGAGGGGATTTTACGCTACCCGACCTCTTCCAATATCCCCAAAGATTCCTGATGACCCTGCAAGCGTCAATTCAGACAGGAAATGCCAAGATTCTTACCGATCCCTCCCTGGTGGTGCAGGAAGGTCAACAGGCCACCGTTAAGCTCACCGAGAAAGTGCTAGAAAGTGTCGAGACAAGTGTAGATCCTCTCAGTGGCGAACGTACCACCGTCCCTGTACTGGCCGAGGCTGGATTAACTTTAGCGGTAAACGTCGATCAGGTGGATGATAACGGTTTTATTTCCCTGTCGGTTAGCCCTACCATCGCCTCTCCGGGGTCTCCGATTCAATTTAATAGCGGTGGTCTCACGGTCAACACCCTTACCCCTCTGATTCGTCGGGAATTAACTTCTGGTTTAATTCGTCTCCGGGATGGACAGAGTTTAATTCTTTCTGGGATTATCCAAGAAAAACAACAAAGTTCTGAGACAAAAGTGCCTATTTTAGGCGATATTCCCATTTTAGGGGCTTTATTCCGCAGTCGTACCAATCAGAATAGTCGCAGTGAGGTGATTATTCTCCTCACTCCCAAAATCATGGAAGATACGGCCACCTCTACCCTCGGTATCAACTATCAACCGGGCCAAGATGCGGCGGAAATGCTTCAGCGTCAAGGTTTCCCCGTACAACCGCGACAGTAA
- a CDS encoding tetratricopeptide repeat protein gives MIKPSIALILLFSLLPQPGLTLVTPAAGNISNHPILTAQGDRELTEEQFLQRVTVRITSETNRGSGTIIAKKGDNYLILTNAHVTRNTKTLQVQTYDGHSRAARIVPNSLSENQDLALLEFSDTRDYPIATIAEFTINQDRIGLEVVAAGYVAETGQYRTTKGTLEQVSDRPLRDGYSVGYSGDIVQGMSGGGIFVERDLIGINGRSAYPILSNYIYEDGTKPTDAEIQQMRAVNWGISINTLLTYIRPEILSAYNLPLPPVNPDIETTAPTDYIAELETKAKGFTVRIDSSSKANGSGVIANGSGVIIAKEGNIYTVLTADHVFCEKIKGTTRCADYTYTVVTSDGKTRNIEKSTIIRQEGVDLAVFQFESLDNYPVAEIANYNPNTGDFVFAAGFPKIGQNPSKWLFSGGRIIEKETGLLLTRQSPLSTQQSGTLQSVASLTGGYELVYTSITFGGMSGGAVLDSQGRVIGIHGSSETAGVGKIQLGFSLGIPISTFIGLQERLKVKPQLLTTAQPQVSPQQKQEIIQAITGVIVPNTNAKADIWIERGGQLWRLERYEEAIKAFDEAIKQNDPKNVYLAWYGKGLALGELGKYQTTIEALQQAINTLPKGEDLKKFHSSILQKQSVVYRYLGDFSKIAGTEREARENYEQALTVINQAISLVPNNPNHYNEKYVVLSQLKWYDEGLAAITQAIYLAPRAVWYYNRGNLYYNQQKYELALADFNKAIDINPNFALAYNNRGLLYYNLQKYELALSDYSKAIDINPNFALAYNNRGLLYYNLQKYELALADYNQAIRINPNDADAYNNRGGLYHNQQKYDLALSDINKAIEINPNFALAYNNRGGLYHNQQKYDLALSDINKAIEINPNFALAYNNRGNLYRLQEKYDLALADWNKAIKINPNLANAYYNRGLLYHNQQKYDLALADYTKAIELNPNYANAYYNRGLLYRRQQKYELALADFNKAIDINPNDADAYYNRGVLYHNQQKYELALADYTNAIDINPNHAEAYGNRGLLYAELKQTEKAKIDLQQAAILFRQQENMATYEKVMQLLQQLGG, from the coding sequence ATGATCAAACCTTCGATCGCCCTCATCCTTCTTTTCTCCCTACTGCCTCAACCCGGGTTAACCCTTGTCACCCCGGCTGCCGGAAATATTTCTAATCATCCCATTCTGACGGCACAGGGCGATCGGGAGCTTACCGAGGAGCAATTCCTACAACGAGTCACCGTTCGGATTACTAGCGAGACAAATCGGGGATCGGGGACGATTATCGCTAAAAAAGGCGATAATTACCTTATCCTAACCAACGCCCACGTTACCCGCAACACGAAAACCCTACAGGTACAAACTTACGACGGCCACAGCCGTGCAGCCCGCATTGTCCCCAATTCCCTATCGGAGAATCAAGATCTCGCTCTGCTGGAGTTTAGCGATACCAGGGATTATCCGATCGCCACCATCGCGGAGTTTACCATCAATCAAGACAGGATCGGTTTAGAAGTGGTGGCCGCGGGATATGTTGCCGAAACGGGACAGTATCGGACGACAAAGGGAACCCTCGAACAGGTGAGCGATCGACCCCTCCGGGATGGCTACAGCGTCGGTTATAGTGGCGATATCGTGCAGGGAATGAGTGGCGGCGGCATTTTTGTCGAGCGGGATTTAATCGGTATTAACGGGCGATCGGCCTATCCGATTCTCTCTAACTACATCTACGAGGACGGCACAAAACCCACAGACGCAGAAATCCAACAGATGAGAGCGGTTAACTGGGGCATTTCCATCAATACCCTATTAACCTACATCCGTCCGGAAATCCTCAGCGCCTATAACCTACCCCTACCGCCGGTGAACCCCGATATAGAAACCACCGCCCCTACTGACTATATCGCCGAATTAGAAACAAAAGCCAAGGGTTTCACCGTCCGGATTGATAGTAGCAGTAAAGCCAATGGAAGTGGCGTAATTGCCAATGGAAGTGGCGTAATTATCGCTAAAGAAGGGAATATTTACACGGTTTTAACCGCAGACCATGTCTTCTGCGAAAAAATCAAAGGCACCACCAGATGTGCTGATTACACCTACACCGTCGTCACCAGCGACGGCAAAACTCGAAACATCGAGAAAAGCACCATCATCCGGCAGGAAGGGGTAGATTTAGCAGTTTTTCAGTTTGAAAGCCTGGACAATTATCCCGTTGCGGAAATAGCGAATTATAACCCAAATACCGGTGATTTTGTTTTTGCGGCAGGCTTCCCTAAAATTGGACAAAATCCCTCGAAATGGTTGTTTAGTGGCGGTAGAATTATCGAGAAAGAAACGGGATTACTACTAACCCGCCAAAGTCCTTTAAGCACTCAACAAAGTGGAACATTACAAAGTGTTGCTTCTTTAACCGGAGGCTATGAATTAGTTTATACCAGCATCACATTTGGGGGCATGAGTGGCGGTGCAGTCTTAGACTCTCAGGGGAGAGTAATAGGGATTCATGGAAGTTCGGAAACAGCAGGGGTAGGGAAAATTCAGTTAGGGTTTAGTTTAGGGATTCCCATTAGCACTTTTATCGGATTGCAAGAAAGATTGAAGGTAAAACCGCAATTATTAACCACTGCTCAACCCCAAGTTAGTCCGCAACAAAAACAAGAAATTATTCAAGCGATTACTGGTGTTATTGTTCCTAATACCAATGCGAAGGCGGATATTTGGATAGAAAGGGGGGGACAATTATGGCGGTTAGAAAGGTATGAGGAAGCAATTAAAGCCTTTGATGAAGCGATTAAGCAAAATGACCCCAAGAATGTCTATTTAGCTTGGTATGGGAAGGGATTAGCGTTAGGTGAGTTAGGTAAATATCAAACAACTATAGAAGCTTTGCAACAAGCGATTAATACCTTACCTAAAGGGGAAGATTTAAAGAAGTTTCACAGTAGTATTTTACAAAAGCAAAGTGTTGTTTATCGCTATTTAGGTGACTTCTCAAAAATTGCCGGTACAGAAAGAGAAGCCAGAGAAAATTATGAGCAAGCATTAACGGTGATTAATCAGGCGATTTCTCTGGTTCCCAATAACCCCAATCACTATAACGAGAAATATGTAGTATTAAGTCAATTAAAATGGTATGATGAGGGATTAGCGGCGATTACTCAGGCAATTTATCTCGCTCCCCGTGCTGTTTGGTATTACAATCGGGGGAATCTTTACTATAACCAACAAAAATACGAATTAGCTTTAGCTGACTTCAACAAAGCTATTGACATTAATCCTAATTTTGCTTTGGCTTACAACAATCGGGGGCTTCTTTACTATAACTTGCAGAAATACGAATTAGCCCTCTCTGACTACAGCAAAGCTATTGACATTAATCCTAATTTTGCTTTGGCTTACAACAATCGGGGGCTTCTTTACTATAACTTGCAGAAATACGAATTAGCTTTAGCTGACTACAACCAAGCTATTAGAATTAATCCTAATGATGCTGATGCTTACAACAATCGGGGGGGTCTTTACCATAACCAGCAGAAATACGATTTAGCCCTCTCTGACATCAACAAAGCTATTGAAATTAATCCTAATTTTGCTCTGGCTTACAACAATCGGGGGGGTCTTTACCATAACCAGCAGAAATACGATTTAGCCCTCTCTGACATCAACAAAGCTATTGAAATTAATCCTAATTTTGCTCTGGCTTACAACAATCGGGGGAATCTTTACCGTCTCCAAGAAAAATACGATTTAGCTTTAGCTGACTGGAACAAAGCTATTAAAATTAATCCTAATTTGGCTAATGCTTACTACAATCGGGGGCTTCTTTACCATAACCAGCAGAAATACGATTTAGCTTTAGCTGACTACACCAAAGCTATTGAACTTAATCCTAATTATGCTAATGCTTACTACAATCGGGGACTTCTTTACCGTCGCCAACAAAAATACGAATTAGCTTTAGCTGACTTCAACAAAGCTATTGACATTAATCCTAATGATGCTGATGCTTACTACAATCGGGGGGTTCTTTACCATAACCAGCAGAAATATGAATTAGCTTTAGCTGACTACACCAATGCTATTGACATTAATCCTAATCATGCTGAGGCTTACGGCAATCGTGGTCTTTTATATGCCGAATTAAAACAAACCGAAAAAGCAAAAATTGATCTACAACAAGCAGCTATATTATTCCGCCAACAGGAGAATATGGCAACTTATGAAAAGGTGATGCAACTTTTACAACAATTAGGGGGGTGA
- a CDS encoding M48 family metallopeptidase has product MRPIFYRFWLLTIISLLLSLNIGIINPQTSFALSWMDLLFRGVQVIQLSTISPQQEVAIGRQINQGLLESGKVKLSKDARINQYVHEIGQRLAATSDRPDLPYTFQVVRDNSINAFATMGGFVYLHTGLIKSADNEAELASVIAHEIGHIVGRHSITQLRNTALAQGLLSAAGLETKTWVQLAVNLAYSLPNSRKDELEADRLGLKNLARAGYEPTAMISFMRKLAQQGGSTPTILSTHPATSDRIVALQKQLNSINN; this is encoded by the coding sequence ATGCGCCCTATTTTCTACCGTTTTTGGTTATTAACAATAATTTCTCTGCTGCTGAGCCTGAATATCGGGATTATCAATCCCCAAACCAGTTTCGCGCTCTCGTGGATGGATTTACTTTTTCGGGGTGTGCAAGTTATTCAACTCTCCACTATTTCTCCTCAGCAGGAAGTCGCCATCGGTAGGCAGATTAATCAAGGTTTATTAGAATCAGGTAAGGTGAAACTGTCCAAAGATGCCAGAATTAACCAATATGTCCACGAAATCGGGCAGCGATTAGCCGCAACTAGCGATCGCCCTGACCTTCCCTACACTTTTCAAGTGGTGCGCGACAATAGCATTAACGCCTTCGCCACTATGGGCGGATTTGTCTATTTACACACGGGATTGATTAAAAGTGCTGATAATGAGGCAGAATTAGCCAGCGTGATTGCCCATGAAATCGGCCATATCGTCGGTCGTCATTCTATCACCCAATTACGCAATACTGCCCTCGCCCAAGGACTTCTCAGTGCGGCGGGACTAGAGACAAAAACTTGGGTACAATTGGCAGTCAATCTCGCCTACAGTTTACCAAACAGTCGCAAGGATGAATTAGAAGCGGACCGACTGGGTTTAAAAAATTTGGCCAGGGCTGGTTATGAACCCACGGCGATGATCTCCTTTATGCGAAAATTAGCACAACAGGGGGGTTCTACCCCGACAATTCTCAGCACCCATCCAGCTACAAGCGATCGCATTGTGGCACTGCAAAAACAGCTTAATTCGATTAATAACTAG
- a CDS encoding DUF1822 family protein, whose product MVNDWLELTPDSIWLEIPADIQEISWAKSASFTDASIRQRFYINYLCQQVIFNYLQSGMPGVSLVENQEDFWQLGVNGFTVKLGEKSVIFIASETLDLEAIEIPQEWVDIPQLIGDYYLAVQVNTAESHLRIWGCTTHKDIKEKGQYIKRNLNYSLPRNQLQSGSDSLDLWGEYQLQPVKIEREKMEEKLSLDRLTTLLDILANPQLIFPRKAVTFQEWAAVIVNSNWRKILITRRQKSPVKLTNWFTDNFPIDWQSILNFSSLSLVPAFKNTEIKRIKDLGVELLGNPLALMITIAKIEEIFSLQATVYPTGETSTLPPHLKLTILTETGQVFREVIATDNDEFIRYRFDAELGDKFFIEVALESARVTEYLQV is encoded by the coding sequence ATGGTTAATGATTGGTTAGAACTAACTCCTGATAGCATTTGGCTAGAAATACCCGCAGATATTCAAGAGATAAGTTGGGCAAAAAGTGCCAGTTTTACTGATGCCAGTATTCGTCAGAGATTTTATATTAATTATCTCTGTCAACAAGTTATTTTTAACTATCTACAGTCAGGGATGCCTGGGGTTAGCTTAGTAGAAAATCAAGAGGATTTCTGGCAACTAGGAGTTAATGGTTTTACCGTTAAATTAGGCGAAAAGTCAGTAATATTTATTGCCAGCGAAACTCTGGATCTAGAAGCGATCGAAATTCCTCAAGAATGGGTAGATATTCCTCAATTAATTGGTGATTATTATCTAGCTGTACAGGTAAACACTGCCGAAAGTCATCTGAGAATTTGGGGTTGTACTACCCATAAAGATATTAAGGAAAAAGGACAATATATTAAGCGTAATCTTAACTACTCTCTACCGAGAAATCAACTGCAATCAGGATCAGATTCTTTGGATTTATGGGGAGAGTATCAATTGCAACCAGTTAAGATTGAACGGGAAAAGATGGAGGAAAAACTATCTTTAGATAGATTGACAACCTTACTAGACATCTTAGCTAATCCTCAGTTAATCTTTCCCAGAAAAGCCGTTACTTTTCAGGAATGGGCAGCAGTAATCGTCAATAGTAACTGGAGAAAAATTTTAATTACCCGTCGGCAAAAATCCCCCGTCAAGTTAACCAATTGGTTTACTGATAATTTCCCCATTGATTGGCAAAGTATCCTCAATTTTAGCTCACTGTCACTGGTTCCAGCATTCAAAAATACAGAAATTAAACGCATCAAAGATTTAGGAGTAGAATTACTGGGAAATCCCCTCGCTTTGATGATTACTATCGCTAAAATTGAAGAAATATTTAGCCTGCAAGCGACTGTTTACCCCACGGGAGAAACAAGCACTTTACCCCCCCATTTAAAATTAACTATTCTCACCGAAACTGGTCAGGTTTTTCGAGAAGTAATTGCCACAGATAACGATGAATTTATTCGTTATCGATTTGATGCTGAATTGGGGGATAAATTCTTTATTGAAGTGGCTTTAGAATCGGCAAGAGTAACCGAATATTTACAAGTATAA